Proteins encoded within one genomic window of Pectobacterium araliae:
- a CDS encoding TrbC/VirB2 family protein, which produces MRKCNTTVTSLLLSTPALAVDGGFNKANETLSNTSTGLLGLAAVTITLATMWVGYKVLFDGKSLHDMRNVIIGAILIVGASGFGAYWAS; this is translated from the coding sequence ATGCGCAAATGCAATACAACAGTTACTTCCTTACTGCTGTCCACTCCGGCGCTAGCGGTAGATGGCGGATTTAACAAGGCGAATGAAACACTGAGCAACACCTCAACCGGTCTCCTGGGACTGGCAGCTGTCACTATCACGCTGGCGACCATGTGGGTGGGCTACAAGGTGCTGTTCGACGGCAAGAGCCTGCACGACATGCGTAACGTCATCATCGGCGCGATCCTGATTGTCGGCGCGTCCGGCTTCGGTGCCTACTGGGCGTCATAA
- a CDS encoding TraR/DksA family transcriptional regulator: MPDEIDRDQAFNEQRLEEMIEQSRFRPGGMPSLLHCRLCGKTIPEKRRQTLPGITTCTECQEKLERRRR; this comes from the coding sequence ATGCCGGATGAGATCGACCGCGATCAGGCCTTCAATGAGCAACGATTGGAAGAGATGATTGAACAGAGCCGTTTCAGACCGGGGGGAATGCCCTCGCTGCTCCATTGTCGTTTGTGTGGTAAAACCATTCCGGAAAAAAGGCGTCAGACACTGCCGGGTATAACGACCTGTACGGAATGTCAGGAAAAACTTGAACGCCGCCGACGTTAA
- a CDS encoding lytic transglycosylase domain-containing protein gives MLSTTAFLAAAMQCAASIHPSTALDVARVESGFNPYAIAEIVPKSETSYGNKHVISHQPIRRGEAEHILRRLMAQGRRYSVGLMQITSSNFRHYDVNARDLLDPCVNLSVFERILTDCYQRGGTLKRALSCYYSGNFETGLRSESAFDQTSYVQRIGYAVPSTQEDRPRAPDRNAPPPVHYPAVVLRGEPADVSRAVLTSLHYPKTVIRGTVPVAIHEEK, from the coding sequence ATGCTTTCCACCACTGCCTTTCTGGCGGCGGCCATGCAATGCGCCGCCAGCATTCATCCGTCCACGGCACTCGACGTGGCACGGGTGGAATCCGGTTTTAACCCGTACGCCATCGCCGAGATAGTCCCGAAATCCGAAACATCTTACGGCAATAAACACGTTATTTCTCACCAGCCAATCAGGCGGGGAGAGGCAGAGCATATTCTCCGCCGCCTGATGGCTCAGGGCCGCCGTTACTCTGTGGGACTGATGCAAATAACCAGTTCCAATTTTCGTCACTATGATGTGAACGCCCGCGATCTGCTCGATCCCTGCGTCAATCTTTCCGTCTTTGAACGCATACTTACTGACTGTTACCAACGCGGTGGCACCCTGAAACGAGCGCTAAGTTGCTATTACTCCGGCAACTTTGAAACTGGCTTGCGATCAGAATCTGCCTTTGACCAGACCAGCTATGTGCAGCGCATTGGTTATGCCGTTCCGTCCACACAGGAAGACCGCCCGCGTGCTCCTGATAGAAACGCGCCACCACCTGTTCATTACCCTGCCGTTGTACTGCGCGGGGAGCCTGCCGATGTCTCCAGGGCGGTTCTGACTTCTCTGCATTATCCCAAAACCGTCATTCGCGGCACCGTTCCTGTTGCCATTCATGAGGAAAAATAA